Proteins encoded in a region of the Patagioenas fasciata isolate bPatFas1 chromosome 21, bPatFas1.hap1, whole genome shotgun sequence genome:
- the RNPEP gene encoding aminopeptidase B: MAPPGPPARDPPAPPHSRRGPAPFPSRPRPPGGPCRAGPAPSAAAPPVSAMAAPVGDAASASSAGAWELRHLHLQLRVAFAAAGAGRLRGAARLELRCARDGAGPLRLDAHPTLRVRRAALLPPPGESGDPPGDPPGDPLPVQSRPFASYGSALHIALPQPPRAGQLLTLHIDYEAGEGPGVCWLSPEQTAGKQKPYMYTQGQAVLNRSFFPCFDTPSVKCTYSAEVKVPEGFTAVMSATSWEREKDNTFIFKMSQPIPSYLIALAVGDIVSADVGPRSRVWAEPCLIEAAKKEYDGVIEEFLVVGEKLFGPYVWGRYDILFMPPSFPFGGMENPCLTFLTPCVLAGDRSLADVVIHEISHSWFGNLVTNATWGEFWLNEGFTMYAQRRISTEVYGLPYTCLEAATGRALLRQHMDNTGEDHPLNKLRVVIEPGVNPEDTYNETPYEKGFCFVSYLAHLVGDQSKFDGFLQAYVNRFKFQSITADDALGFFLEYFPELKEKGVDTIPGFEFDRWLNTPGWPPYLPDLSPGEQLMKPAEELAELWAADGLNVEAIEAVDIAAWRTYQLVYFLDQILQKSPLPEGNVERLSKMYPKISRAQNAELRLRWCQIILKNNLEAEYSKVKDFLHSQGKQKYTLPLYRAMWAGPEAARALAMETFSATAPQLHVNVQNYVKKILGLEVAEN; this comes from the exons ATGGCTCCACCCGGACCCCCCGCCAGGgatcccccggccccgccccattcccgccgcggccccgcccccttcccgtctcggccccgccccccgggcgGTCCCTGCCGGgctggccccgccccttccgccGCGGCGCCGCCGGTGTCAGCGATGGCGGCCCCGGTGGGCGACGCCGCCTCCGCCAGCAGCGCGGGCGCGTGGGAGCTGcggcacctgcacctgcagctgcGCGTGGCGttcgcggcggcgggcgcggggcggctgcgcGGGGCCGCGCGGCTCGAGCTGCGCTGCGCGCGGGACGGCGCGGGGCCGCTGCGGCTGGACGCGCACCCCACCCTGCGCGTGCGGCGGGCGGCGCTGCTGCCGCCCCCCGGGGagagcggggacccccccggggacccccccggggaccccctgcCCGTGCAGAGCCGCCCGTTCGCCAGCTACGGCAGCGCCCTGCACATCGCCCTGCCACAGCCCCCCCGCGCCgggcagctgctcaccctgcacATCGACTACGAGGCGGGCGAGGGGCCCGGG GTGTGCTGGCTCTCCCCCGAGCAGACAGCAGGGAAGCAGAAGCCCTACATGTACACACAAGGCCAGGCCGTCCTCAACAGGTCCTTCTTCCCCTGCTTCGACACCCCCTCAGTCAAATGCACGTATTCGGCCGAGGTGAAG GTCCCTGAGGGTTTCACGGCTGTGATGAGTGCCACGAgctgggagagggagaaggacaaCACCTTCATCTTCAAGATGTCCCAGCCGATCCCCTCCTACCTGATTGCTCTGGCTGTTGGAGACATCGTGTCTGCTGACGTTGGCCCCAG GAGCCGCGTCTGGGCCGAGCCCTGCCTGATCGAGGCTGCGAAGAAGGAGTACGATGGGGTGATCGAGGAGTTCCTGGTGGTTGGAGAGAAGCTCTTTGGACCTTATGTTTGGGGCAG GTACGACATCCTGTTCATGCCGCCCTCCTTCCCGTTCGGCGGGATGGAGAACCCCTGCCTCACCTTCCTGACGCCCTGCGTGCTGGCCGGGGACCGCTCCCTGGCAGACGTCGTCATCCACGAGATCTCCCACAGCTGGTTTGGCAACCTGGTCACCAACGCCACGTGGGGCGAGTTCTGGCTGAACGAGGGCTTCACCATGTACGCGCAGCGGCGCATTTCCACCGAGGTGTACG GTTTGCCGTACACCTGCCTGGAGGCGGCCACGGGCCGGGCGCTGCTGCGCCAGCACATGGACAACACGGGGGAGGACCACCCGCTCAACAAGCTGCGCGTGGTCATCGAGCCAG GTGTCAATCCAGAAGACACGTACAATGAAACGCCCTACGAGAAGGGGTTCTGCTTCGTCAGCTACTTGGCCCATCTGGTGGGGGACCAGAGCAAGTTCGATGGCTTCCTCCAG GCCTACGTGAACCGGTTCAAGTTCCAGAGCATCACAGCGGATGACGCCCTCGGGTTCTTCCTGGAGTACTTCCCAGAGCTGAAGGAGAAAGGCGTGGACACCATCCCAG GCTTCGAGTTCGACCGCTGGCTGAACACGCCGGGCTGGCCGCCCTACCTGCCCGACCTCTCGCCGGGGGAGCAGCTGATGAAGCCGGCGGAGGAGCTGGCTGAGCTCTGGGCGGCCGATGGCTTGAACGTGGAGGCGATTGAAGCCGTGGACATCGCGGCCTGGAGGACGTACCAGCTGGTTTACTTCCTGGATCAGATCCTGCAGAAATCCCCCCTGCCTGAAG GGAATGTGGAGAGGCTGAGCAAGATGTACCCAAAGATCTCCAGGGCCCAGAATGCGGAACTGCGGCTCCGCTGGTGCCAGATCATCCTCAAGAACAACCTCGAGGCCGAGTACAGCAAGGTCAAGGACTTCCTGCACAGCCAG